A stretch of Gorilla gorilla gorilla isolate KB3781 chromosome 9, NHGRI_mGorGor1-v2.1_pri, whole genome shotgun sequence DNA encodes these proteins:
- the LOC101129109 gene encoding LOW QUALITY PROTEIN: olfactory receptor 8B12-like (The sequence of the model RefSeq protein was modified relative to this genomic sequence to represent the inferred CDS: substituted 1 base at 1 genomic stop codon) translates to MAAENSSSVTGFILAGLIHQPGLRIPVFFLFLGFYAITVVGNLGLIILIGLNSHLHIPMYFFLFNLSLTDFSFSATIIPKMLMSFVSRKNIISFTGCMSQFFFFCFFVFSESFILSAMAXDRYVAIYNPLLYTVTMSPQVCLLLLLGVYGMGVFGAVAHTGNIVFLTFCADNLVNHYMCDILPLLELSCNGSYINVLVIFIVVTVGIGVPIVAVFISYGFILSSILRVSSAEGRSKAFSTCSSHIIAVSLFFGSGAFTYLKTPSILPLDQGKVFSLFYTIVVPMFNPLIYSLRNKDVKLALKRTFSRISFS, encoded by the coding sequence ATGGCTGCCGAGAACTCTTCCTCCGTGACAGGGTTTATCCTCGCAGGCTTAATCCACCAGCCGGGACTCCGGATCCCCGTCTTCTTCCTGTTTCTAGGTTTCTACGCGATCACGGTGGTGGGGAACCTGGGCTTGATAATCCTGATAGGGCTCAACTCTCACCTGCATATTCCCATGTACTTTTTCCTCTTCAACTTGTCCCTCACAGATTTTAGTTTCTCTGCTACCATCATTCCCAAAATGCTGATGAGTTTTGTCTCAAGGAAGAACATTATTTCCTTCACAGGGTGTATGAGTCAGttcttcttcttctgtttctttgtcttttctgagtCCTTCATCCTGTCAGCGATGGCGTAGGACCGCTACGTGGCCATCTATAACCCACTGTTGTACACGGTCACCATGTCTCCCCAGGTGTGTTTGCTACTTTTACTGGGTGTCTACGGGATGGGGGTTTTTGGGGCTGTGGCTCATACAGGAAATATAGTGTTTCTCACCTTTTGTGCAGACAACCTTGTCAATCACTACATGTGTGACATCCTTCCCCTTCTTGAGCTCTCCTGCAACGGCTCTTACATAAATGTCCTGGTCATCTTTATTGTTGTGACCGTTGGCATTGGGGTGCCCATTGTTGCCGTTTTTATCTCTTATGGTTTTATTCTTTCCAGCATTCTCCGCGTTAGTTCTGCTGAGGGCAGGTCTAAAGCCTTCAGTACCTGCAGCTCCCACATAATtgcagtttctcttttctttgggtCAGGAGCTTTTACGTACCTCAAAACCCCTTCCATTTTACCCCTGGACCAGGGGAAAGTGTTCTCCCTGTTCTATACCATTGTGGTGCCCATGTTTAACCCATTAATCTATAGCCTGAGGAATAAGGATGTCAAACTTGCCCTGAAGAGAACCTTTTCCAGAATAagcttttcttga